The following are encoded in a window of Candidatus Fluviicola riflensis genomic DNA:
- the trpB gene encoding tryptophan synthase subunit beta: protein MKTASYLETDELGFYGDFGGAYIPELLRQNVENLERAFRSYCFTETFERDFSSLLNDYVGRPTPLCFAARFSEKFGCPVYFKREDLCHTGAHKINNTIGQILLAKHMGKTDIIAETGAGQHGVATATVCALMGLNCIVYMGEKDIERQAPNVQRMKMLGAKVVPATSGSKTLKDATNEAIRHWINHPDAYYLIGSVVGPHPYPEMVAYFQSVISKEISEQLLAKTGNRNPTKVIACVGGGSNAAGAFYHYYDQPDVELIAVEAAGLGIHSGKSAATSVLGSPGVLHGSFTLLMQDSGGQVIEPHSISAGLDYPGIGPLHAHTIATGRTKSLAVTDTEALEAAMECSRLEGIIPALESAHALAALHQIQLTSDDCVVINLSGRGDKDMNTYQVEIQL from the coding sequence ATGAAAACAGCATCTTATCTTGAAACCGACGAATTGGGTTTTTACGGTGATTTCGGTGGCGCTTACATTCCTGAGTTGCTGCGCCAAAATGTAGAAAATCTTGAGCGGGCTTTTCGTTCGTATTGTTTCACGGAAACGTTTGAGCGGGATTTTTCTTCCTTGCTCAACGATTATGTCGGGCGACCTACTCCATTGTGTTTTGCAGCGCGTTTTTCCGAAAAATTCGGCTGTCCGGTTTATTTCAAGCGCGAAGATCTATGTCATACCGGCGCGCACAAAATCAACAACACCATCGGCCAGATTCTGTTGGCGAAACACATGGGAAAAACCGATATCATTGCCGAAACCGGCGCCGGACAGCATGGCGTGGCAACCGCAACCGTGTGCGCATTGATGGGTTTGAACTGCATTGTTTACATGGGTGAAAAAGACATTGAACGCCAGGCACCGAATGTACAGCGCATGAAAATGCTGGGGGCGAAGGTCGTTCCGGCTACTTCCGGAAGTAAAACACTGAAAGATGCCACCAATGAAGCCATTCGCCACTGGATCAATCACCCAGACGCTTATTACCTGATTGGCAGCGTGGTTGGACCGCATCCTTATCCGGAAATGGTGGCTTATTTTCAATCGGTCATTTCAAAAGAAATCAGCGAACAATTGCTGGCAAAAACCGGCAACCGGAATCCGACCAAAGTGATTGCCTGTGTGGGTGGCGGAAGTAATGCGGCCGGAGCGTTTTATCATTATTACGATCAGCCCGATGTAGAATTGATAGCCGTTGAAGCAGCTGGTTTAGGGATTCATTCCGGGAAATCTGCCGCTACTTCCGTATTGGGAAGTCCCGGCGTGCTGCACGGAAGTTTCACTTTATTGATGCAGGATTCTGGCGGACAGGTAATTGAACCTCATTCCATTTCCGCCGGATTGGACTATCCCGGAATCGGGCCATTGCATGCACACACAATTGCCACCGGCCGCACAAAATCACTAGCGGTTACAGATACTGAAGCACTTGAAGCAGCAATGGAATGCTCACGCTTGGAAGGGATTATTCCAGCATTGGAAAGTGCTCACGCACTAGCTGCGCTGCATCAAATTCAGTTGACATCCGATGATTGTGTTGTGATCAACCTTTCAGGTCGTGGCGATAAAGACATGAACACTTATCAGGTAGAAATTCAACTTTAA